Genomic window (Achromobacter sp. B7):
ACCAGCTTGCCGTCTTCTTCGCGCTTGATGTCGCGGTCGGCGGGCGAGAGCAGCTTGACGACGATTTTCTCGTTGCGCGAGACGGGCAGGCGGTCCTTGAACGACACCTGTTCCTTGGTGGCCTTGTTGTTCTTGACCGTGATCTTGTATTCGTACGTCACCCGCTTGCCGCTGCTCGAAAAACCCGTGCTTTCGGTGTAGCGGTTGACCAGCTGGCGCTTGATCGAGATGCCGTCGTCGGCGCCCATCGCCAGTTCGACCTTTTCGCCCGGCATCACCGCCTTCATGGCGCTGGACGCGACAAACGCGTCGTCCAGGAAGGTGTTGAGCGGGCCGGCCAGGAACGGAAAATCGGTGTTGTTGCTGGCCTGCGCCGTCAGGAATACCGCTTCGCGCAGCGCGGGCGTGGATTGATATTGCAGGGTGGCCGGCAGCTTGGCGGTTGCGATCGCCACGCGCTGGGTAGAGTTGTCCGAGGGAAGCGTGGCCGGGTTCTGGATCTGGAACGAGGCGCTGGTGGCCTCGTTTTGTACCTGCGCGGTGCGCACGTCGATCGGTTCCGGCATGACGTCGGCCTGTGCGCTTTCGGCATAGGCCTGGCTGGCGCCGCGCGGCGCGCGCTTCATGGCCATTTCGCTGGATACGGCAGGCGCGGGCGCGGCGATGGGGCGCGGCGGCGGAGGCGGTGGGGCGGCCACATCGATAATCCACGGTTGCAAGGTCGGCGCGCCACCGCCCAAGGCGGGCCGGGCAGTGGACAACGTCAACTTGACGTTGTTCCAGTCTTCGCCGGAATTCTGGCGAATGACGCCGAAGTAACCCAGATCCACGCTCCGGTCGGCGGGACGCAGGCGGGCGTCATAGGCAGGCGTCCAGCGCGCGCCGCCGACGGCGTACGACACTGCCAGGTCGACCTTGCCCGCACGCGCCAGGTTGACCCGCAACGTAACGGTCTTGGTGCGGCGGCTCATCTGGCCTTGCACCACGTTCAGCTGGTTTTGCAATGCGGCAAGCTCGCGTTCCAATGCTTCTTTGCGCGTTGCGACCTGACGCAATCCGGCCAGTGCCTTGGCCAGGCTGTCCGCGCTAAGCGTCTGGATGGCCTTGAGTTCTTCCAAGGTCAGCCGGGCGCTGTCCTTGGAGGGTTCGGTGGCGCCGCGCTGCATCATCAAGACCAGCTCGCGCTGGTTGTCCAGCACGGCGGCCTCGTCATCCAGCTCGGCCATCTGGGCTTCCAGCTTGCGCACCTGCTCTTGCAAGGCGCGAACGCGTTCGTTGGCCGTGTCGGCGTTGAAGGCGTCGCGCACCTTGACGTCCAGCAACGAAGCCTGGCCGGTGCTTTTGGCCGACACTTGCAGGGAATTCTCCTGCAACGATGCCGGCAGGTTTTCCAGGGTCAGCTCATGCTCGCCCGCCGCCAACTCGCTGGTGGCCGAGCGCGTGACGACCGCGCGGTCCTGATAGACCGTCACCGCGCCGATGGCGGAGGTCAGCGCGGCGGCTGCGCCCAAGCCGGGAATCGTTGCAAGGGCCAAGGCCAGGAGAGTACGTCGCACGGGTTCACCTTTGAAAAGGTTGATATCTGAAGCTGCGTCCCGGCTCAGGGACGGATCAGCGGTAGCGCAATTTACTCTGGTGTCCAAGGCGCGGGCTTTACAGAAGATGACAAACGCGACAGGGCACTACGGCGGCGATGCGGCCGGCTGCGCGCGTTCGGGATGGGCCAGTTGGCGCAGCAACGACACGGCGTTGCCTGCGGCCATGGAGCGGTCATGGCGGCGGTAGGCCATGTCCAGCAAAGCGTGGGGGGCGTCGCCCTTGATGGGGCGATACTCAATGCCCTGCGCGCCCATGTGGCGCATGGCGGCGGGCACGATGGAAATGCCGACGCCGGCTGCCACCAAGCTGACGATGGACGCCATTTGCGGCGCCTCTTGAATGACGCGCGGTGCAAAGCCCGCGCGCTGGCAGGCGGACTGGATGGCGTCGTACAGGCCGGCGCCGATGGGGCGCGGGTACAGCACGAAGTCCTCATCGGCCAGCGCCGCAATCGGTACGCTGCGGCGGCGGCTTAAGGCGTGATCGGGGGGCAGGGCGACCAGCATGGGTTCGTCCAGGACGCGTTCGGATTCGAACTCCGCGTCCAGCAGGTAGGGCGGCCGTACAAAGGCGATGTCTACCTCGCCCACGCGCAGCCCGCGCAGCAGTGAAATGGTGTTGCTTTCCGTCAAGGTGATGCGCACGTCGGGATAGCGGTCGCGATAAGCGCGAATGGCGCGAGGCAGGTACGGGTGGAATACGGCCGATGCCGTAAAGCCCACGGTAATCGCGCCGCGCTCGCCTCGTCCCAGCCGCCGGGCCGTGTCTATCGCGCGGTCGGCGCTGGCAAGAATGGCGCGGGCGTCTTCCAGGAACTGGGCGCCGGCTTCGGTCATCTCGATGCCGCGGGGAAGCCGGAGAAATAGCGGTGTGCCGATTTCCCGTTCCAGCTGCTGAATCTGCTGGCTCAACGGCGGCTGGCCAATTCCCAGGCGCGCCGCTGCCCGCGTGAAATGCAATTCTTCGGCCACCGCCGTGAAATAGCGCAGATGTCGTAATTCCATCGTTTTAAAGTATGGACGGTAGGGGTTTCATATATTGGACATATCAAGGCGAAAAGTCTACTTTTGGTCTGCGGGCGCGTCGCCCGCTTGTCTTTCAGAGATTTCCCATGTCTGCCCCTAGCGCCAGTTCTCCCACTCCCACGCCCGCCCCTTACCTGGCGCGCGGCACGCCAGAACTGCATCGCGCGCAATGGGCCTTGTTCGCAGCCGGCTTTTCCACGTTTTCGCTGTTGTATTGCGTGCAGCCGCTGATGCCGCTGTTCACTGGCGCCTTCGGCGTGTCGCCCGCGCAAAGCAGCCTGGTCCTGTCCTTGTGCACCGGCTTGCTGGCGATCGCGATCTTCTTTGTTGGCCTGTTCTCCCAAGCATTGCCGCGCAAGCGCGTCATGGCCTGGTCGTTGCTGGCTTCCGCCGCGCTGGGCACCATCGCGGCCGTGGCGCCCGACTGGCACAGCCTGCTGGCGCTGCGCGCGCTGCAAGGCGTGGCGATGGGCGGCGTCCCCGCCGTCGCCATGGCCTACCTGGCCGAGGAAGTCGAACCGGACACGCTGGGCTTCGTGATGGGCCTGTATATCAGCGGAAGCGCGTTTGGCGGGCTGTCCGGCCGCGTCATCACCGGGCTGGTCTCGGATCACTTTGGCTGGCGCGCCGCGATGGGCACGCTGGGGGTCGTGGGCATCGTGGCCGCGGCGCTGTTCATGTGGTTGCTGCCCGCCTCGCGCCGCTTCACGCCGCAACGCGGGCGTGGCTGGGCCGGTGTGTTGGGCGATGTGCGGGCCGGTGTCGGCGCGCACCTGAAGAACGGGTCCTTATGCGCGTTGTTCGCCATGGGCGGCCTGCTGATGGGCGCGTTTGTCACGGTCTACAACTACGTGGGCTTCCGCCTGCTGCTGCCGCCGTTTTCGCTAAGCCAGACCTTCATCGGCTTCATCTTCGTCGTGTATCTGGTCGGCATCTTTGCCTCGACGTTTTTCGGCCGCCTTGCCGACCGCCACGGCCGGGGCGCCATGCTGTCCGCCGCCACAGGCCTGGCCTTGGCGGGGTTGCTGCTGACCTTGTCGGACTCCTTGCCCATCCTGATCGCCGGTATCGTGGTGTTTACCTTCGGCTTTTTCGCGGCGCATGCGGTCGCCAGCGGCTGGGTGGGCCAGATGGCCCGAGGCTACAAGGCACTGGCTGCATCGCTGTACCTGCTGGTGTATTACGTGGGGTCCAGCGTGCTGGGCGCCTGGGGCGGCCACTTCTGGGCGGCCCAGCAATGGCCGGGCGTGGCCGCGATGGCCGGCGGTTTGTTGGCATTGGCATTGGCCATCAGCGCCGGCCTGGCCTGGCGCACCAGCGGCGCACGTCGCGGGGACGCCGGTCAACCGGCTTGATTGCGCGGCTGAACCTGCCGCCCCTTGTGATCCACAAAGATCACACCCTTGTCCATTCCAGCGTAGCGATAGAAGTAGCGGGCGCTGGACTTGACGGGGCGCGTGTCGTAGGCGGATAGGTCGGCGCCCGGGGTGCATAGGCGTTCGACTTCTTCTGGCCAGCGAAAGGTGCTGGCTTTGTGTTTGATCCAGCGGTCGAGAAGAGGCTTGAGGGTGAAGAGGTTGAAGAGGATGTCGTAGATGTTGAAGATATCGCTCCATCCGCCCGTTCTGGTGACGTTGTTGTCACCGGTGGGTTTACGGACAAGGCCTTGCTCGACAAATTTTGGGTCGGCTTGAATTGCCTTCAGCCCGTGCTCCATATAGCGGCGGATGAACTCCAGCCGGTGAAGGTTCTTGTCGAAGAACGTCTGATCATGCACGTCAAAGTCGCCTCCGACGATAAACGGCCTTTTACTCTTTCTGATGCTCTCGGGATCCTGGGACGGCATTTGCATCGTCTCAAGATAAGGCTGCGGGAAACATAAGCGTAGCGTGTAACCGTGCCCGAATTCGGTGTAGGGCCGCACATCGCGCCATGGCAAGTGCAGCACCGTATCGCCATAAGAGACGTGCACCAATTGCGCTTGCCGATTAAATCGGATGCGCGACATGGCAGAATTGGTTCCTAACCATAAACCCGCCGCCGCCATCAGTAAAAAAGGAATACAGATGAGGGCGCCCTTGTGCTGGTACTCCCCGAACAGGGGGGCCAGAATGAACACGATGGTCACGGACATGGACACGCCAAGCGTCGACAGTTGCAGCAGAAAGGTAATCTGCCCTTCCATGCGCGGCTCAATATATTGCTCGTTGAACTGCTCTGGATCGGACACGTCTTCGGTCAGCCATAGCTGCTCCGGATCCATGGCGTAGCGAATGTCGGGCAGGGCGGCGAAATACAAGCTTTCGTCGAGACGTGCGCATTGACGCTTGAATTCGACTGCGGCGTCCGGGATGGTGGCGGGGTCGATGGCGCGAAGCTTTTTCACCATGACGAGCTGGCCTCCATCTCGTAGTCGGCGTCCGTGAAACCATTGGGGCGATAGTTCACCGTCGTCGTGCCGAACAGGGCGTTCGTGGCAATTTTGACGACGCCGACACCGTTTATCACGGTCACTCGGTCCGGGTCGTCGTAACGCACCTCGCGGCCTGAGAACTCGCCCAGGCGCGGGGCCTGCTGCTGGCTGATCGAGTACTGGCTGATTTGCGACCGCCATCCTGGCAAGAAGACGGAAACCGAACGGACGTCGTCCGGCACTCCTAATACCGTCGCTAGCCCCGATTTGAGGGAAGGAGCCAAGACCTTCATTACGTCGATGTCGTTTTGCATGCTGGGCGCCTGGAACAAGCGATGGAATTCTTGCAGCTCTTCTTCATCGCTAGCAAAGGGCTCAAGCCCGCCTGGCATGCCCCATACGCTACGTCGGATCCATGTCTCGACCCTCGCCTCGTCGACCGTGGTTTGGTGGAGGTGGCGAAGGCCTAGATAAAGCGCTTCGATTCCAAGAAGGATCCACCCGATCGTGCCGGAGTTAAGCCGAGCCACTCCAGTTGTGCCTTTCAACAGTAATGAGCTTGATCTGGCCAATCTATTTACCTCCCAAGGACGTAATTTTCCCCACAGGTGCAAGAAGCCAATCCCCCCAGCGGCAAATTGCACTGAGCCACTGACGAAGCTGATGGTCGCCACTTGGCCGCGCTCTTGCACGGCGGCCTGCCACCAGTCCTTTGCGCCAATCGCGATTGCGGCCACAGCAGCCACCCCAATCGCTCGCAATTCCCACTTCTTGGCCGCCCCATCAAACGCAGCAGCCACCCCCGTCTCCCCCCGCACCTTCGCCAAGTCCCGCTGTTTCTCGAACCAAAACCTCGTCATCGTCGCCCCAGCCGCGCCCACCCCCAAAACCTTGCCAGTCGCATTCAGCGCATTCCCCAAAGTCAATCCATCCTCACGCCCCAGCGCCTTGAATGCTTCGCCCGCGCTGTAGACCGTGGCGAACGCCGCGACGCCGCCTAGC
Coding sequences:
- a CDS encoding LysR family transcriptional regulator codes for the protein MELRHLRYFTAVAEELHFTRAAARLGIGQPPLSQQIQQLEREIGTPLFLRLPRGIEMTEAGAQFLEDARAILASADRAIDTARRLGRGERGAITVGFTASAVFHPYLPRAIRAYRDRYPDVRITLTESNTISLLRGLRVGEVDIAFVRPPYLLDAEFESERVLDEPMLVALPPDHALSRRRSVPIAALADEDFVLYPRPIGAGLYDAIQSACQRAGFAPRVIQEAPQMASIVSLVAAGVGISIVPAAMRHMGAQGIEYRPIKGDAPHALLDMAYRRHDRSMAAGNAVSLLRQLAHPERAQPAASPP
- a CDS encoding mucoidy inhibitor MuiA family protein, translating into MRRTLLALALATIPGLGAAAALTSAIGAVTVYQDRAVVTRSATSELAAGEHELTLENLPASLQENSLQVSAKSTGQASLLDVKVRDAFNADTANERVRALQEQVRKLEAQMAELDDEAAVLDNQRELVLMMQRGATEPSKDSARLTLEELKAIQTLSADSLAKALAGLRQVATRKEALERELAALQNQLNVVQGQMSRRTKTVTLRVNLARAGKVDLAVSYAVGGARWTPAYDARLRPADRSVDLGYFGVIRQNSGEDWNNVKLTLSTARPALGGGAPTLQPWIIDVAAPPPPPPRPIAAPAPAVSSEMAMKRAPRGASQAYAESAQADVMPEPIDVRTAQVQNEATSASFQIQNPATLPSDNSTQRVAIATAKLPATLQYQSTPALREAVFLTAQASNNTDFPFLAGPLNTFLDDAFVASSAMKAVMPGEKVELAMGADDGISIKRQLVNRYTESTGFSSSGKRVTYEYKITVKNNKATKEQVSFKDRLPVSRNEKIVVKLLSPADRDIKREEDGKLVWNWDLEPGKSRETVLKFSIDYPGDIDVSGI
- a CDS encoding MFS transporter; its protein translation is MSAPSASSPTPTPAPYLARGTPELHRAQWALFAAGFSTFSLLYCVQPLMPLFTGAFGVSPAQSSLVLSLCTGLLAIAIFFVGLFSQALPRKRVMAWSLLASAALGTIAAVAPDWHSLLALRALQGVAMGGVPAVAMAYLAEEVEPDTLGFVMGLYISGSAFGGLSGRVITGLVSDHFGWRAAMGTLGVVGIVAAALFMWLLPASRRFTPQRGRGWAGVLGDVRAGVGAHLKNGSLCALFAMGGLLMGAFVTVYNYVGFRLLLPPFSLSQTFIGFIFVVYLVGIFASTFFGRLADRHGRGAMLSAATGLALAGLLLTLSDSLPILIAGIVVFTFGFFAAHAVASGWVGQMARGYKALAASLYLLVYYVGSSVLGAWGGHFWAAQQWPGVAAMAGGLLALALAISAGLAWRTSGARRGDAGQPA